The Myxococcota bacterium genome has a segment encoding these proteins:
- a CDS encoding Zn-dependent alcohol dehydrogenase: MKAAILPALNQDLIVRDDVGLADLGPGEVHIKVGSSGVCHSDVSAQNGTIPQPPPCVLGHEGAGTVLEVGPGVSDVKAGDKVIVSFTPACRKCKACLRGQSYLCMDMGRMMAPHFRIDGNPVAGMAGCGTFAEEMILPDSAVVKIDDDIPLDIASLIGCGVTTGVGAAINSAGVTPGSSVVVFGAGGVGISAIQGARIAGAAEILAVDLMDSKLEMARKFGATHVCKPDDFAGLNNEITGGEGFDYALECIGNPATIRATYDAARRGGVACIVGVGRMEQMIQFSAFEFFFADKTLRGSMYGSAQVRTFMPKLLRLWKAGKLDLEGMITRRIQIEDINDAFRAMQAGEVIRSVIDFK, encoded by the coding sequence ATGAAGGCCGCCATCCTCCCCGCGCTGAACCAGGATCTGATCGTCCGCGACGACGTCGGCCTCGCCGATCTCGGCCCGGGCGAGGTCCACATCAAGGTCGGCTCGAGCGGCGTCTGCCACTCCGACGTGTCGGCGCAGAACGGGACGATCCCGCAGCCGCCGCCGTGCGTGCTCGGTCACGAGGGCGCGGGCACGGTGCTCGAGGTCGGCCCGGGCGTCTCCGACGTGAAGGCGGGCGACAAGGTGATCGTGTCGTTCACGCCCGCGTGCCGGAAGTGCAAGGCCTGTCTGCGCGGCCAGTCCTACCTGTGCATGGACATGGGTCGCATGATGGCGCCGCACTTCCGCATCGACGGGAACCCGGTCGCCGGCATGGCGGGCTGCGGCACGTTCGCCGAGGAGATGATCCTGCCCGACTCGGCGGTCGTGAAGATCGACGACGACATCCCGCTCGACATCGCGTCGCTGATCGGCTGCGGCGTGACGACCGGCGTCGGTGCGGCGATCAACAGCGCGGGCGTGACGCCCGGCTCGTCGGTCGTCGTGTTCGGCGCGGGCGGCGTCGGCATCTCGGCGATCCAGGGCGCGCGCATCGCCGGCGCGGCCGAGATCCTCGCGGTCGACCTGATGGACAGCAAGCTCGAGATGGCCCGCAAGTTCGGCGCGACGCACGTGTGCAAGCCCGACGACTTCGCCGGCCTCAACAACGAGATCACGGGCGGCGAGGGCTTCGACTACGCCCTCGAGTGCATCGGCAACCCCGCGACGATCCGCGCGACCTACGACGCGGCGCGCCGCGGCGGCGTCGCCTGCATCGTCGGCGTCGGGCGCATGGAGCAGATGATCCAGTTCAGCGCCTTCGAGTTCTTCTTCGCCGACAAGACGCTGCGCGGCTCGATGTACGGCAGCGCGCAGGTCCGCACGTTCATGCCGAAGCTGCTGCGCCTGTGGAAGGCCGGGAAGCTCGACCTCGAGGGCATGATCACGCGCCGCATCCAGATCGAGGACATCAACGACGCCTTCCGCGCCATGCAGGCGGGCGAGGTGATCCGCTCGGTCATCGACTTCAAGTAG
- a CDS encoding NAD-dependent epimerase/dehydratase family protein: MNVHAAGAAGAHARARVIGSASAPRGRARRTRHGPATQGGRRAHPGDRRDRHGRQPRVCRARARGPHAPHPGARRREGAARARRTRPRRARARRRTRRRHRSRERRARDGRLRRPPPRGRPAHLRPRRPRAHDRDERRRHAHRARGGHARGLDPLVHVSSLSALWEPGVEVATEDSPVAAPRDPYSRSKADAERVARALQERGAPVVCVYPSAVWGPDNPTLGNQITTIFAMVQWNYYLSVEGGMPIVDARDLAQAIARAMEPGRGARRYMLAGHFLTHDEMRELVSDLRGAALWRVPCPGAALRFAGRVGDWLRRFTPIDPGAVTEESMMLATRGIRGDDAKTLSALGLALRPIRETVEAQMRWMYENGHLSARDVGRLADAARASGATPTT, encoded by the coding sequence GTGAACGTGCACGCCGCGGGCGCGGCGGGCGCGCACGCGCGAGCGCGGGTGATAGGCTCGGCGTCCGCACCGCGAGGGCGAGCGCGACGCACGCGCCACGGCCCCGCGACGCAGGGGGGACGGCGTGCGCATCCTGGTGACCGGCGCGACCGGCATGGTCGGCAGCCACGCGTGTGCCGCGCTCGCGCGCGCGGGCCACACGCTCCGCATCCTGGCGCGCGACGACGCGAAGGCGCGGCGCGTGCTCGGCGCACTCGGCCTCGACGCGCGCGCGCTCGACGTCGCACCCGGCGACGTCACCGATCGCGCGAGCGTCGCGCGCGCGATGGGCGGCTGCGACGCCCTCCTCCACGCGGCCGGCCTGCTCACCTTCGACCGCGACGACCACGAGCGCATGATCGCGACGAACGTCGGCGGCACGCGCACCGTGCTCGAGGAGGGCACGCGCGCGGGCTCGACCCGCTCGTCCACGTCTCGAGCCTGTCGGCGCTGTGGGAGCCGGGTGTCGAGGTCGCGACCGAGGACTCGCCCGTCGCCGCGCCGCGCGACCCGTACAGCCGCTCGAAGGCCGACGCCGAGCGCGTCGCCCGCGCGCTCCAGGAGCGCGGTGCGCCCGTCGTCTGCGTGTACCCGAGCGCCGTGTGGGGCCCGGACAATCCGACGCTCGGGAACCAGATCACGACCATCTTCGCGATGGTCCAGTGGAACTACTACCTGTCGGTCGAGGGCGGCATGCCGATCGTCGACGCGCGCGACCTCGCGCAGGCGATCGCGCGCGCGATGGAGCCCGGACGCGGCGCGCGGCGCTACATGCTCGCCGGCCACTTCCTGACGCACGACGAGATGCGCGAGCTGGTCTCGGATCTGCGCGGCGCCGCGCTGTGGCGCGTGCCCTGCCCGGGCGCCGCGCTGCGCTTCGCGGGCCGCGTCGGCGACTGGCTGCGCCGCTTCACGCCGATCGACCCGGGAGCCGTGACGGAGGAGTCGATGATGCTCGCGACGCGCGGCATCCGCGGCGACGACGCGAAGACGCTCTCCGCGCTCGGCCTCGCGCTGCGGCCGATCCGCGAGACCGTCGAGGCGCAGATGCGCTGGATGTACGAGAACGGGCACCTGTCGGCGCGCGACGTCGGCCGGCTGGCCGACGCCGCGCGCGCGAGCGGAGCGACGCCGACTACTTGA
- a CDS encoding ABC transporter ATP-binding protein, whose product MSSAAAPSSAAAPGAATSVAEDVVVELDAVGKRFGARVAVDALSLRIRAGECFGLLGPNGAGKTTTLRMIYGVTRPSRGALRVFGLDAQRERRAIRARLGVTLQENVLIETLSAEENLRVFGRYHLLREPALSQRVDELMGFLELRSHAGLAVRHLSGGYQRRVAIGLSLMGSPELLILDEPTTGLDPAVRLALWARVRRLRASGTTVLLTTHYMDEAERLCDRVAILSHGRAVAEGAPRALIERELAREVVELETSADEAARFERDAPGVRASLRVESRSMLFADDAAAVAEWLRAHDGGDRRPLVVRPANLEDVFLRVTGTTLEADAE is encoded by the coding sequence ATGTCGTCCGCCGCTGCGCCTTCCTCCGCCGCCGCGCCCGGCGCCGCGACCTCCGTCGCCGAGGACGTCGTCGTCGAGCTCGACGCCGTCGGCAAGCGCTTCGGCGCGCGCGTCGCGGTCGACGCGCTGTCGCTGCGCATCCGCGCGGGCGAGTGCTTCGGGCTGCTCGGTCCGAACGGCGCCGGCAAGACCACGACGCTGCGGATGATCTACGGCGTCACGCGCCCGAGCCGCGGCGCGCTGCGCGTCTTCGGCCTCGACGCGCAGCGCGAACGGCGCGCCATCCGCGCGCGCCTCGGCGTCACGCTCCAGGAGAACGTGCTGATCGAGACGCTCTCCGCCGAGGAGAACCTGCGCGTCTTCGGGCGCTACCACCTGCTGCGCGAGCCCGCCCTCTCGCAGCGCGTCGACGAGCTGATGGGCTTCCTCGAGCTGCGCTCGCACGCGGGGCTCGCCGTGCGCCATCTGTCGGGCGGCTACCAGCGCCGCGTCGCGATCGGCCTGTCGCTGATGGGCTCGCCGGAGCTCCTGATCCTCGACGAGCCGACGACCGGGCTCGACCCGGCCGTGCGCCTCGCGCTCTGGGCGCGCGTGCGGCGCCTGCGCGCGTCCGGCACGACCGTGCTCCTGACCACGCACTACATGGACGAGGCCGAGCGGCTCTGCGACCGCGTCGCGATCCTCTCGCACGGGCGCGCCGTCGCGGAGGGCGCGCCGCGCGCGCTGATCGAGCGCGAGCTCGCGCGCGAGGTGGTCGAGCTCGAGACGAGTGCCGACGAGGCCGCGCGCTTCGAGCGCGACGCCCCGGGCGTGCGCGCCTCGCTGCGGGTCGAGTCGCGCTCGATGCTCTTCGCCGACGACGCGGCGGCCGTCGCCGAGTGGCTGCGCGCGCACGACGGCGGCGATCGTCGGCCGCTCGTCGTGCGGCCCGCGAACCTCGAGGACGTCTTCCTGCGCGTCACGGGAACGACGCTCGAGGCGGACGCGGAGTGA
- a CDS encoding ABC transporter permease produces the protein MSLSPRHALAVWRRSLAMYAQSWKWNLLPNFFEPVFYLASLGIGVGAYITEMGGRSYAEFLAPGLVCVAAMNGASFEVTYNTFVRLEFEKTYDLMLTAPIEADDVLAGELLWAMTRVMLYGGIFYFVTIAFGLAPLPHSLAMLGVIPLTGLLFGALGFAFTLRIPTIDLFSFYFTLFLTPLFLFSGVFFPIEERLSGAWLWVAEATPLLHPVRLAHMAFEGSFRPIALWDVAYVLAATAGLLAWTRVRLRERLES, from the coding sequence GTGAGCCTCTCGCCCCGACACGCGCTCGCCGTCTGGCGCCGCAGCCTCGCCATGTACGCGCAGAGCTGGAAGTGGAACCTGCTGCCGAACTTCTTCGAGCCGGTCTTCTACCTCGCGTCGCTCGGCATCGGCGTCGGCGCGTACATCACGGAGATGGGAGGCCGCTCGTACGCCGAGTTCCTGGCGCCCGGGCTCGTGTGCGTGGCGGCGATGAACGGCGCGAGCTTCGAGGTCACGTACAACACGTTCGTGCGGCTCGAGTTCGAGAAGACGTACGACCTCATGCTCACCGCGCCGATCGAGGCGGACGACGTGCTCGCCGGCGAGCTGCTCTGGGCGATGACGCGCGTGATGCTCTACGGGGGGATCTTCTACTTCGTGACGATCGCGTTCGGCCTCGCGCCCCTCCCGCACTCGCTCGCGATGCTCGGCGTGATCCCGCTGACCGGGCTGCTCTTCGGCGCGCTCGGCTTCGCGTTCACGCTGCGCATCCCGACGATCGATCTCTTCAGCTTCTACTTCACGCTCTTCCTGACGCCGCTCTTCCTGTTCTCCGGCGTCTTCTTCCCGATCGAGGAGCGGCTCTCGGGCGCGTGGCTCTGGGTGGCCGAGGCGACGCCGCTGCTCCACCCGGTGCGGCTCGCGCACATGGCGTTCGAGGGGAGCTTCCGCCCGATCGCGCTCTGGGACGTGGCCTACGTCCTCGCCGCGACGGCGGGCCTGCTCGCGTGGACGCGCGTGCGGCTGCGCGAACGGCTCGAGAGCTGA
- a CDS encoding (Fe-S)-binding protein gives MRVALFIPCYVDQLAPEVGIATVELLEALGVDVVFPLAQACCGQPLANLGCRDDARPLALGLARAFAACEVDHVVAPSASCAAMVRRHAPALARDARERALLDGLAERTRELCEWLVDVLGADHVRGRYAARVALHRGCHALRELRLGPASERMDAAPPVDRARALLERLDGLALAPQERADECCGFGGTFAVAEDAVSARMGSDRLADLGRTAPDVVASTDASCLLHLRGLAARAAATRGAAPLAFAHVAEVLRDGVLGRAPRAARAARSGEGA, from the coding sequence ATGCGCGTCGCGCTCTTCATCCCCTGCTACGTCGACCAGCTCGCGCCCGAGGTCGGCATCGCGACCGTCGAGCTGCTCGAGGCGCTCGGCGTCGACGTCGTCTTCCCGCTCGCGCAGGCGTGCTGCGGACAGCCGCTCGCGAACCTCGGCTGCCGCGACGACGCCCGCCCGCTCGCCCTCGGCCTCGCGCGGGCCTTCGCCGCGTGCGAGGTGGACCACGTCGTGGCGCCGTCGGCGAGCTGCGCGGCGATGGTGCGTCGCCACGCGCCCGCGCTCGCGCGCGACGCGCGCGAGCGCGCGCTCCTCGACGGGCTCGCCGAGCGCACGCGCGAGCTGTGCGAGTGGCTCGTCGACGTGCTCGGCGCCGACCATGTGCGCGGACGTTATGCGGCCCGCGTCGCGCTCCACCGCGGCTGCCACGCATTGCGCGAGCTCCGCCTCGGCCCCGCGAGCGAGCGCATGGACGCCGCGCCGCCCGTCGATCGCGCGCGCGCGCTGCTCGAGCGGCTCGACGGGCTCGCGCTCGCGCCGCAGGAGCGCGCGGACGAGTGCTGCGGCTTCGGCGGGACGTTCGCGGTCGCCGAGGACGCGGTCTCCGCGCGCATGGGGTCCGACCGTCTCGCCGACCTCGGCCGCACCGCGCCCGACGTCGTCGCGTCGACCGACGCGTCGTGTCTGCTCCACCTGCGCGGTCTGGCGGCGCGCGCGGCGGCGACGCGAGGCGCGGCACCCCTCGCGTTCGCGCACGTCGCCGAGGTGCTCCGCGACGGCGTGCTCGGCCGTGCGCCGCGCGCCGCGCGCGCGGCGCGGAGCGGGGAGGGCGCGTGA
- a CDS encoding lactate utilization protein B: MTAPGPGAADAGHPARARAFARDAARVTWHDAAVYGVRKRRDAAAASVPEWEALRDAAAALKAAVRADWGAHLEAFEARAVASGAHVHWAADARELCETVLGLLRARGARRVVKSKSMLTEECGLNPFLEAAGIEVVDTDLGERIVQLRREPPSHIVMPAIHLRREEVGELFHRALGGPAGERDPERLVALARAHLRDAFLGADAGITGANFAVAETGEIVVCTNEGNADLGTALPPLHIACVGIEKLVERERDLGVFLRLLARSATGQALTVYTSHFRGPAPGGELHVVLVDDGRSALAARPELASALSCIRCGACLNTCPVYRRSGGHSYATPVPGPIGSVLGPARDARAHASLPGACSLCGSCADVCPVKIDLPSQLLVLRAEIAQARSAPSAKRLGARAGAWMLARPRLLDWLRRAARPLVARLPRALVGRDAWTRHRALPDLPRASFRSWWQRERGTGARAERTGDGRGRRP; the protein is encoded by the coding sequence GTGACGGCGCCGGGCCCCGGCGCGGCGGACGCCGGCCACCCTGCGCGCGCGCGCGCGTTCGCGCGCGACGCGGCCCGCGTCACCTGGCACGACGCCGCCGTGTACGGCGTGCGGAAGCGGCGCGACGCGGCGGCGGCGAGCGTCCCGGAGTGGGAGGCGCTGCGCGACGCCGCGGCCGCGCTCAAGGCCGCCGTCCGCGCGGACTGGGGCGCGCACCTCGAGGCGTTCGAGGCGCGCGCGGTCGCGAGCGGCGCGCACGTCCACTGGGCGGCCGATGCGCGCGAGCTGTGCGAGACGGTGCTCGGGCTCCTGCGCGCGCGCGGCGCGCGGCGCGTCGTGAAGAGCAAGTCGATGCTCACGGAGGAGTGCGGGCTCAACCCGTTCCTCGAGGCGGCGGGCATCGAGGTCGTCGACACCGATCTCGGCGAGCGCATCGTGCAGCTGCGGCGCGAGCCGCCGAGCCACATCGTGATGCCGGCGATCCACCTGCGCCGCGAGGAGGTGGGCGAGCTCTTCCACCGCGCACTCGGCGGCCCCGCCGGCGAGCGCGACCCCGAGCGCCTCGTCGCGCTCGCGCGCGCCCACCTGCGCGACGCCTTCCTCGGCGCCGACGCGGGCATCACGGGCGCGAACTTCGCGGTCGCCGAGACGGGCGAGATCGTCGTCTGCACGAACGAGGGCAACGCCGATCTCGGCACCGCGCTGCCGCCGCTCCACATCGCGTGCGTCGGCATCGAGAAGCTCGTCGAGCGCGAGCGCGACCTCGGCGTCTTCCTGCGCCTGCTCGCGCGCTCGGCGACGGGCCAGGCGCTCACCGTGTACACGTCGCACTTCCGCGGCCCGGCGCCCGGCGGCGAGCTGCACGTGGTGCTCGTCGACGACGGACGCAGCGCGCTCGCCGCGCGCCCCGAGCTCGCGAGCGCGCTCTCCTGCATCCGCTGCGGCGCGTGCCTCAACACGTGTCCCGTGTACCGGCGCAGCGGCGGCCACAGCTACGCGACGCCGGTGCCCGGGCCGATCGGGTCGGTGCTCGGCCCGGCGCGCGACGCGCGCGCGCACGCGAGCCTGCCCGGCGCGTGCAGCCTGTGTGGCTCGTGCGCGGACGTGTGCCCGGTGAAGATCGACCTCCCGAGCCAGCTGCTCGTCCTCCGCGCCGAGATCGCGCAAGCGCGCTCGGCGCCGTCGGCGAAGCGGCTCGGCGCGCGCGCCGGCGCGTGGATGCTCGCGCGCCCGCGCCTGCTCGACTGGCTGCGGCGCGCGGCGCGTCCGCTCGTCGCGCGCCTCCCCCGCGCGCTCGTCGGGCGCGATGCCTGGACGCGCCACCGCGCGCTCCCCGACCTTCCGCGCGCGTCGTTCCGGAGCTGGTGGCAGCGCGAGCGCGGCACGGGCGCGCGCGCCGAGCGGACGGGCGACGGACGAGGGCGACGACCGTGA
- a CDS encoding LUD domain-containing protein — MTRAGREPAARGDARARVLAAVRAHAAPAVARPDLARFDRADARDPNTARAAEAAVDAFADAVRAAGGACVAVDGGGAEAALARALAAHAPLRDARRVVAAGVALAGARGEHAVLAAALAPGARLEALARAAAPHAFADVDVAVVRGAFGVAENGAVALAERGRALRGALLLCQHLVLVVRADDLVADMHAAYARLAAIAPIEDLLDADADADADADAGADAGARAQSAAAGGACWRGFVAGPSKTADIEQALVTGAHGPRSLLVAVERATPLRAR, encoded by the coding sequence GTGACGCGCGCAGGCCGCGAACCGGCTGCGCGGGGCGACGCGCGCGCGCGCGTGCTCGCCGCCGTGCGCGCGCACGCGGCGCCGGCGGTCGCGCGGCCCGACCTCGCGCGCTTCGACCGCGCCGACGCGCGCGACCCGAACACCGCGCGAGCGGCGGAGGCCGCGGTCGACGCCTTCGCGGACGCGGTGCGCGCCGCGGGCGGTGCGTGCGTCGCGGTCGACGGCGGAGGAGCGGAGGCGGCGCTCGCGCGCGCGCTCGCGGCGCACGCGCCGCTGCGCGATGCGCGGCGGGTCGTCGCCGCGGGCGTCGCCCTCGCCGGTGCGCGCGGAGAGCACGCGGTGCTCGCGGCCGCGCTCGCACCCGGCGCGCGGCTCGAGGCCCTCGCGCGCGCCGCCGCCCCGCACGCGTTCGCCGACGTCGACGTCGCGGTCGTGCGCGGCGCGTTCGGCGTCGCCGAGAACGGCGCGGTCGCGCTCGCGGAGCGCGGACGCGCACTGCGCGGGGCGCTCCTCCTCTGCCAGCACCTCGTGCTCGTCGTCCGCGCGGACGACCTCGTCGCGGACATGCACGCGGCGTACGCGCGGCTCGCGGCGATCGCGCCGATCGAGGACCTCCTGGACGCCGACGCCGACGCCGACGCCGACGCCGATGCCGGCGCCGACGCCGGCGCGCGCGCGCAGTCGGCAGCCGCGGGGGGCGCCTGCTGGCGCGGCTTCGTCGCCGGCCCGTCGAAGACGGCCGACATCGAGCAGGCGCTCGTCACCGGCGCGCACGGCCCGCGCTCGCTGCTCGTCGCGGTCGAGCGCGCGACTCCGCTCCGCGCTCGCTAG
- a CDS encoding class I SAM-dependent methyltransferase: MRRRQLVELEDQPWLPAVLRDAGTAYLRFSQEVSHQERALAPVLREVLERSGGSRIVDLGSGSGGPVCAVARELARAGRPVHVTLTDLHPNAAAFAWLAARARDEAAPDGGAVALAIDGEREPVDATRVPPRLRGVRTLFNAFHHFPPDAARGVLQSAVDAGEAIAVFEGVSRHPLFLASMPFAALAAALSVPLLRPFRWSWLALAWVVPAIPLLVLWDGVVSCLRVYDEGELRALIDAVDGADRYDWEIRKIALPPSPVPGIACIGVPRAR, encoded by the coding sequence GTGCGCCGGCGGCAGCTCGTCGAGCTCGAGGATCAGCCCTGGCTCCCGGCCGTCCTGCGCGACGCCGGCACCGCCTATCTGCGCTTCTCGCAGGAGGTCTCGCACCAGGAGCGCGCGCTCGCGCCCGTGCTGCGCGAGGTTCTCGAGCGCAGCGGCGGCTCGCGCATCGTCGACCTCGGCTCGGGCAGCGGCGGGCCGGTGTGCGCGGTCGCGCGCGAGCTCGCGCGCGCGGGGCGCCCCGTGCACGTCACGCTGACCGACCTGCACCCGAACGCCGCGGCATTCGCGTGGCTCGCGGCGCGCGCGCGCGACGAGGCCGCGCCCGACGGGGGCGCCGTCGCGCTCGCGATCGACGGCGAGCGCGAGCCGGTCGACGCGACGCGCGTTCCCCCGCGTCTTCGCGGCGTGCGCACGCTCTTCAACGCCTTCCACCACTTCCCGCCCGACGCGGCGCGCGGCGTGCTGCAGAGCGCCGTCGACGCGGGCGAGGCGATCGCCGTCTTCGAGGGCGTGTCGCGCCACCCGCTGTTCCTCGCGTCGATGCCCTTCGCCGCGCTCGCCGCCGCGCTGTCGGTTCCGCTCCTGCGCCCGTTCCGCTGGAGCTGGCTCGCGCTCGCGTGGGTCGTGCCGGCGATTCCGCTGCTCGTGCTGTGGGACGGCGTCGTCTCGTGCCTGCGCGTGTACGACGAGGGCGAGCTGCGCGCGCTGATCGACGCCGTCGACGGCGCGGACCGCTACGACTGGGAGATCCGGAAGATCGCGCTGCCGCCGTCGCCCGTGCCGGGCATCGCGTGCATCGGCGTGCCGCGCGCGCGCTGA
- a CDS encoding Sir2 family NAD-dependent protein deacetylase: MTTAGPEAIGATLDDVRGWIDAASRVVALTGAGISTESGIPDFRGRNGLWTKNPAAEKMATIQHYMADAEVRRAAWRHRADPANWRAEPNAGHAALVELERRGKLHTLITQNVDGLHQKAGTAPERVVEIHGTMRESVCMTCGDRGPIERVVERVRAGDDDPACERCGGILKSATISFGQSLVERDLERAFAAAERCDLLLAIGSTLAVYPIAGVVPTARAAGARIVIVNGDPTEMDAIADAIVRGAIGEVLPRLVTPLAADRARAG, translated from the coding sequence GTGACGACGGCGGGCCCCGAGGCGATCGGCGCGACGCTCGACGACGTGCGCGGCTGGATCGACGCCGCGTCGCGCGTCGTCGCGCTGACGGGCGCGGGCATCTCGACCGAGTCCGGCATTCCCGACTTCCGCGGCAGGAACGGACTCTGGACGAAGAACCCGGCCGCGGAGAAGATGGCGACGATCCAGCACTACATGGCCGACGCGGAGGTGCGGCGCGCGGCCTGGCGCCACCGCGCCGACCCCGCGAACTGGCGCGCCGAGCCGAACGCCGGCCACGCCGCGCTCGTCGAGCTCGAGCGCCGCGGCAAGCTGCACACGCTGATCACGCAGAACGTCGACGGCCTGCACCAGAAGGCCGGCACGGCACCCGAGCGCGTCGTCGAGATCCACGGGACGATGCGCGAATCCGTGTGCATGACGTGCGGCGACCGCGGACCGATCGAGCGCGTCGTCGAGCGCGTGCGCGCGGGCGACGACGACCCGGCCTGCGAGCGCTGCGGCGGCATCCTCAAGTCGGCGACGATCTCGTTCGGCCAGTCGCTCGTCGAGCGCGACCTCGAGCGTGCCTTCGCCGCGGCCGAGCGCTGCGACCTGCTGCTCGCCATCGGGTCGACGCTCGCCGTCTACCCGATCGCCGGCGTCGTGCCGACGGCGCGCGCGGCGGGCGCGCGCATCGTGATCGTGAACGGCGACCCGACGGAGATGGACGCGATCGCCGACGCGATCGTGCGCGGTGCGATCGGCGAGGTGCTGCCGCGCCTCGTGACGCCGCTCGCCGCCGACCGGGCGCGCGCGGGCTGA
- a CDS encoding 3-hydroxyacyl-CoA dehydrogenase family protein: MALRIGVIGAGVMGSGIAQTTATFGFETVCCDVAPAALEKARESVATGRFGLERAVERGKLTREQAEAAHARLTFTGEFEAAASCDLVLECVPERLDLKVRTLRQLDEAAPERAVLASNTSGFPIAALAAATGRPDRVIGWHWASPPVVMKFAEIVVTDATSEETRRIVCETAEACGKHPVVVKDAPMAWGFVANRIYAAMLREAARVVEEGVATHEQVNQLMVECYAWPVGPFAMVKGAGSGWQ; encoded by the coding sequence ATGGCGCTGCGAATCGGCGTGATCGGCGCGGGCGTGATGGGGAGCGGGATCGCGCAGACGACCGCGACGTTCGGCTTCGAGACGGTCTGCTGCGACGTCGCGCCGGCGGCGCTCGAGAAGGCGCGCGAGAGCGTCGCGACCGGGCGGTTCGGGCTCGAGCGCGCCGTCGAGCGCGGCAAGCTCACGCGCGAGCAGGCGGAGGCCGCACACGCGCGGCTCACCTTCACCGGCGAGTTCGAGGCCGCCGCGAGCTGCGACCTCGTCCTCGAGTGCGTGCCCGAGCGCCTCGACCTCAAGGTGCGCACGCTGCGCCAGCTCGACGAAGCGGCGCCCGAGCGCGCCGTGCTCGCGTCGAACACGTCGGGCTTCCCGATCGCGGCGCTCGCCGCGGCGACCGGCCGGCCCGACCGCGTGATCGGCTGGCACTGGGCGTCGCCGCCCGTCGTCATGAAGTTCGCCGAGATCGTCGTCACCGACGCCACGAGCGAGGAGACGCGCCGCATCGTGTGCGAGACGGCGGAGGCCTGCGGCAAGCACCCCGTCGTCGTGAAGGACGCCCCGATGGCGTGGGGCTTCGTCGCGAACCGCATCTACGCGGCGATGCTGCGCGAGGCGGCGCGCGTCGTCGAGGAAGGCGTCGCGACGCACGAGCAGGTCAACCAGCTGATGGTCGAATGCTATGCGTGGCCCGTCGGCCCCTTCGCGATGGTGAAGGGCGCCGGCAGCGGCTGGCAGTAG
- a CDS encoding PilZ domain-containing protein produces MAARRGESEQERRRFERLRHRLTCELHAEGRKTNGVVVDVSPRGLFVRTGTGTTPPAGTELRVVLQGAGFDDMELRAVLARTQVVRRELVSAGAGGIGLEIVWAPEAYYRLLVPLMTDGDADGDA; encoded by the coding sequence ATGGCGGCGCGGCGGGGCGAGTCCGAGCAGGAGCGGCGGCGCTTCGAGCGTCTGCGCCACCGGCTCACGTGCGAGCTCCACGCGGAGGGGCGCAAGACGAACGGCGTCGTCGTCGACGTGTCGCCGCGCGGGCTCTTCGTGCGCACGGGAACCGGGACGACGCCGCCCGCCGGCACCGAGCTGCGCGTCGTGCTGCAGGGCGCGGGCTTCGACGACATGGAGCTGCGCGCAGTGCTCGCGCGCACGCAGGTGGTGCGGCGCGAGCTCGTCTCGGCCGGCGCGGGCGGCATCGGGCTCGAGATCGTGTGGGCGCCCGAGGCCTACTACCGGCTGCTCGTTCCGCTCATGACGGACGGCGACGCGGACGGCGACGCGTAG